A window from Roseburia sp. 499 encodes these proteins:
- a CDS encoding leucine-rich repeat domain-containing protein, translated as MLRQYENSIDDKRQFTALVKDIFPEEAKNINLILMAYNMGIAQDIQKANLLNNTFAFRYVKQLMDDYGISRVNADWIVSVWCSCYGNKVLGKACDISVQKQGGGPAIKDNKSSSGKSYGDLFVYEKSRRGNGLAVTGFRGDKNQTIIFQNRSGNENVIEIADNSFSKSSIEEAILTEGFKYIGLNAFSDCEKLHQVVLPVSVEEIENSAFENCNSLKSISLPILLKTIGDAAFKGTGLRTLDIPKSVFWIGDDLLAECQSLEHIKIPDNIARITDRMFMNCSGLKKVELHESLNAIGERAFFGCSSLDFIVIPDSVQQIGQDAFTGTDEMFIVQCSFGSFAEQYCRKNKIKYQLV; from the coding sequence ATGCTTCGACAGTATGAAAATTCAATAGATGATAAGCGACAGTTTACTGCATTGGTAAAAGATATATTTCCGGAAGAGGCAAAGAATATCAATCTGATTCTTATGGCATACAACATGGGAATTGCACAGGATATTCAGAAGGCGAATCTGCTCAATAATACATTTGCTTTCCGGTATGTGAAGCAGTTGATGGATGACTATGGCATCAGCAGAGTGAATGCAGATTGGATTGTGTCAGTATGGTGTTCTTGTTATGGTAATAAAGTATTGGGAAAAGCCTGTGACATATCAGTGCAGAAGCAGGGTGGTGGTCCGGCGATAAAAGATAATAAGTCATCTTCGGGAAAATCATATGGAGATTTATTTGTATATGAAAAAAGTCGCAGAGGCAACGGACTGGCTGTAACCGGATTCCGTGGAGATAAGAACCAGACGATTATATTTCAAAATAGGTCTGGCAATGAAAATGTTATAGAGATTGCGGATAACAGTTTTAGCAAATCTTCCATAGAAGAGGCAATTCTGACGGAAGGCTTTAAATACATAGGTTTAAATGCTTTTTCTGATTGTGAGAAATTACATCAGGTGGTATTGCCAGTCAGCGTAGAAGAGATTGAAAACTCAGCATTTGAGAATTGTAACAGCTTAAAATCAATCTCCTTGCCGATACTGCTTAAGACAATCGGAGATGCAGCCTTTAAAGGAACAGGTTTACGGACACTGGATATTCCAAAGAGTGTATTTTGGATAGGTGATGATTTATTGGCAGAGTGCCAATCGCTGGAGCATATTAAGATACCGGATAATATTGCAAGGATAACTGATCGGATGTTTATGAATTGTAGTGGATTGAAGAAGGTGGAGCTGCATGAAAGTCTAAATGCGATTGGTGAACGAGCATTTTTCGGCTGCTCCAGTCTTGACTTTATTGTGATTCCGGACAGTGTACAGCAAATCGGACAGGATGCTTTTACGGGAACGGATGAGATGTTTATCGTGCAATGTTCATTTGGCTCATTTGCTGAGCAGTATTGCAGGAAGAATAAGATTAAGTACCAGCTGGTGTAA
- the brxL gene encoding protease Lon-related BREX system protein BrxL, whose protein sequence is MNEINEYNSVSETDDRREIIKQKLRQYYDGRIVRKDLTKSIREGANVPVYVLEYLLGQYCNSDDPEIIDEGVDNVKRILRDNYVRPDEAQKILSLLRERGSYTVIDRITVVLNTKEDRYEATFSNLGIKNIPISADYVKDYDRLLCGGIWCILQLDYEFIEEDKKNTQPIRIRKLTPIQMPHVDMDEVKNGRKAFTKEEWMDILLRSTGMEPDKLSDRAKWLLIARMIPLVENNFNMCELGPRSTGKSYIYEQISPNSILVAGGQTTVANLFYNMSNNTVGLVGMWDVVAFDEVAGIKFKDKDGIQIMKGYMASGAFSRGKAEIQAKASMVFVGNINQSVETLQKTSSLFDPFPPEMGTDTAFLDRFHAYIPGWEIPKYRPDSFTNDYGFITDYLSEFMRELRKDNYSNIAEKYFKLGNNLNQRDAIAVRKLISGFIKLIYPDGEVSKEEVAEIMDISLELRRRVKEQLKKIGGMEFYDVNFSYIDNDSFDEHFVSVPEQGGGKMIPEGMGKPGCLYTVSKSKTGMIGCYRLETQMMPGNGKLTCTGIGSGKEPKEATNTAFNYLKANGNAISGNISTTTKDYIINYQDMQGLGMTGNLALPTLIAISSAALSKPPISSLAVLGEISIGGTLIKVEDLASTLQVCLDSGAKKVLLPITSAADLGTVPSDLVGAFSLIFYSSPEEAVYKALGVE, encoded by the coding sequence ATGAATGAGATAAATGAATACAATAGTGTATCAGAAACAGACGATAGACGAGAAATCATAAAGCAAAAGCTCCGCCAATATTATGATGGTCGTATTGTTCGTAAGGATTTAACAAAGTCAATCCGTGAAGGGGCAAATGTTCCGGTATATGTACTGGAATATCTTCTCGGTCAGTATTGTAATTCTGATGATCCAGAGATTATTGATGAGGGAGTAGACAATGTTAAGCGTATTCTGCGTGATAACTATGTTCGCCCGGATGAAGCACAGAAGATATTGTCACTTCTTCGAGAGAGAGGAAGCTATACAGTTATTGACAGGATTACAGTAGTTCTTAATACAAAGGAAGACCGGTACGAGGCAACCTTCTCTAACCTCGGCATTAAGAATATTCCTATCAGTGCTGACTATGTGAAGGATTATGACCGCCTGCTTTGTGGAGGTATCTGGTGTATTCTTCAGCTTGACTATGAGTTTATTGAAGAAGATAAGAAGAATACACAGCCTATCCGCATCAGAAAGCTGACACCGATTCAGATGCCACATGTGGATATGGATGAGGTAAAGAATGGTCGTAAGGCATTTACAAAGGAAGAGTGGATGGATATTCTACTTCGTTCTACTGGTATGGAACCGGACAAGCTTTCTGACAGAGCTAAATGGTTATTGATTGCCCGTATGATTCCACTTGTTGAGAACAACTTTAATATGTGTGAATTAGGACCTCGTTCTACAGGTAAATCATACATATATGAGCAGATTTCTCCAAACAGTATCCTTGTTGCCGGAGGACAGACTACAGTTGCAAATCTGTTTTATAACATGTCTAACAATACAGTAGGTCTTGTCGGAATGTGGGATGTTGTAGCATTTGACGAGGTTGCTGGTATCAAGTTTAAGGATAAAGATGGTATCCAGATTATGAAGGGATACATGGCATCAGGTGCATTTTCCCGTGGCAAGGCTGAGATACAGGCAAAGGCATCTATGGTCTTTGTAGGTAATATCAATCAGAGTGTGGAGACTTTGCAGAAGACATCAAGCCTGTTTGATCCATTTCCTCCTGAAATGGGTACGGATACTGCTTTCCTTGACCGTTTCCATGCATATATACCGGGATGGGAGATTCCTAAGTATAGACCGGATTCATTTACAAATGATTATGGATTTATCACAGATTATCTATCAGAGTTCATGCGTGAACTTCGTAAGGATAATTACAGCAATATAGCAGAGAAGTATTTCAAATTAGGAAATAATTTAAATCAGAGAGATGCAATTGCGGTTCGTAAGCTGATTTCCGGATTTATCAAATTGATTTATCCGGATGGAGAAGTCAGCAAGGAAGAAGTTGCAGAGATCATGGATATTTCACTTGAACTTCGTAGACGAGTAAAAGAACAGCTTAAGAAGATTGGTGGAATGGAGTTCTATGATGTGAACTTCTCATACATAGACAATGATAGTTTTGATGAGCATTTTGTATCCGTACCGGAGCAGGGCGGCGGAAAGATGATTCCTGAAGGTATGGGCAAGCCGGGATGCTTATATACAGTATCAAAGTCAAAGACTGGAATGATAGGCTGCTATCGTCTGGAAACACAGATGATGCCGGGAAATGGAAAGCTGACTTGCACAGGTATTGGTTCCGGAAAAGAGCCGAAGGAAGCAACCAATACAGCATTTAATTATCTGAAGGCAAACGGCAATGCAATATCTGGAAATATCAGTACAACAACTAAGGATTACATCATCAATTATCAGGATATGCAGGGACTTGGAATGACAGGAAATCTCGCACTTCCTACACTGATTGCTATTTCATCGGCAGCACTTAGTAAGCCTCCAATTAGCAGTCTTGCAGTACTTGGTGAGATTAGTATTGGTGGAACACTTATTAAGGTAGAAGATTTAGCAAGTACATTACAGGTATGCCTTGATAGTGGAGCAAAAAAAGTTCTGCTTCCAATCACATCGGCAGCAGATCTTGGAACTGTACCATCTGACTTAGTTGGAGCGTTCAGTCTGATATTTTATTCTTCTCCGGAAGAAGCAGTATATAAGGCACTGGGAGTTGAATAA
- the pglZ gene encoding BREX-1 system phosphatase PglZ type A, translated as MDLQNIQDQLNTEFAKSETRIIFWFDDKGEYEDEVSELQLGDVKLHILDGTNWLYSKYLLNEENKESKYLVYAAFAKPSDAENPLADMYYYSTPYYTDRVSQMSQEIGIDNRFKEHLSQYANFWKNKHRIEKFKELGIDHYNAQTIDIGLIAVLTDVKTPNFEEVVKKMMLGDNEKYFKALDDNGLTDKFWELCEKFFGYKSEKPNIDDLSACMILTYASSTLKATVPEAMRSYILKKRNDVVVFIRNIMDNVNYQDAYDKLVERIDKSLRFVTRIQDGLKKDVEKKKDSSLQMSDIFACDAFAGLDDIIIDWALEQLNDEILDAQIDGLNIAQVADQRMSKAYHYSERYKNEYTTIKYAYLMMKSVSLMEFSCDIKTLVTNYQKESYLIDSYYRWFYYAYDQIEDNSKFSDVRQRVENIYANTYLQKITPKWNENFTNEVMNATDLPKQEDFYKHYLRGYDGKQRVIVIISDAFRYECAKELFSRLELDEKCTPKMECMLSCLPSVTSVGMASLLPHKEMQVDGNLNVTVDGQACASMEQKDKILKSYNERNIAVSFDEIFRKRDRAKELLQNKNIVYVYHNQVDARGDKPASENEVFNACREAISEIYDLIKQLIGDVSAAKFFITADHGFLYKRDRLQEFDKVTYPKDKCLYTNKRFLITEDAVNEQGIMARTMAYFNKLYIDTPVGADIFRVAGGGQNYVHGGTSLQEMMIPVIELTTNTRGVAYDYVDVVLTSVTRKVTNLITYFDFIQTEKVTDTMKARSIVAYFTTEDGEKISFDVPMIANSREDAPEKRTFHEKFTLKSREYKYGDKYYLVLADANDEKNILQQYGFMIDIAFVDDFGF; from the coding sequence ATGGATTTACAGAACATACAGGATCAATTAAATACAGAATTTGCCAAGTCAGAGACAAGAATCATATTCTGGTTTGATGATAAAGGTGAATACGAGGATGAGGTATCGGAACTGCAGCTTGGTGATGTAAAGCTGCATATTCTTGATGGTACAAACTGGCTCTATTCAAAGTATTTATTAAACGAAGAGAACAAAGAGAGCAAATATCTTGTCTATGCAGCCTTTGCAAAGCCAAGTGATGCAGAGAATCCGCTTGCAGATATGTATTATTATTCAACACCTTATTATACAGACAGGGTATCGCAGATGTCTCAGGAGATTGGCATTGATAATCGTTTTAAGGAGCATTTATCACAGTATGCTAATTTCTGGAAAAATAAACATCGTATTGAGAAGTTCAAGGAACTTGGAATTGATCATTACAATGCTCAGACAATTGATATTGGTTTGATTGCTGTACTCACGGATGTAAAGACTCCAAATTTTGAGGAAGTAGTTAAGAAGATGATGCTCGGTGACAATGAGAAGTATTTTAAGGCATTGGATGATAATGGATTGACCGACAAGTTCTGGGAACTTTGCGAAAAATTCTTTGGATATAAATCTGAAAAGCCGAATATAGATGATTTGTCTGCTTGTATGATATTAACATATGCATCATCTACATTAAAAGCTACTGTACCGGAAGCAATGAGGTCCTATATTCTTAAGAAACGCAATGATGTTGTAGTCTTTATCCGTAATATCATGGACAATGTAAATTATCAGGATGCCTATGACAAACTGGTAGAAAGAATAGATAAGTCATTACGTTTTGTAACAAGAATACAGGATGGATTAAAGAAAGACGTGGAGAAGAAAAAAGACAGTTCTCTCCAGATGTCTGATATTTTTGCATGTGATGCTTTTGCAGGGTTAGATGACATTATTATTGATTGGGCATTGGAGCAGTTAAATGATGAGATTTTAGATGCACAGATTGATGGACTTAATATTGCTCAGGTAGCTGACCAGAGAATGTCCAAGGCATATCATTATAGCGAAAGATACAAGAATGAATATACGACTATCAAGTATGCGTATTTGATGATGAAGTCTGTATCACTTATGGAATTTTCATGTGATATTAAGACATTGGTTACAAATTATCAGAAAGAGTCTTATTTGATAGATTCATATTATAGATGGTTTTATTATGCATATGACCAGATTGAAGATAACAGTAAATTCTCTGATGTAAGACAGAGAGTAGAGAATATCTATGCGAATACATATTTGCAGAAGATAACACCGAAGTGGAATGAAAATTTTACAAATGAGGTAATGAATGCTACAGATCTGCCTAAGCAGGAAGATTTCTATAAGCATTATCTTAGAGGCTACGATGGAAAGCAGAGGGTTATTGTGATTATTTCTGATGCTTTCCGATATGAGTGTGCAAAGGAACTTTTCAGCAGATTGGAATTAGACGAGAAGTGTACACCAAAGATGGAGTGTATGCTTAGCTGTCTGCCTTCTGTGACCTCGGTTGGAATGGCAAGTCTGCTTCCACATAAAGAGATGCAGGTGGATGGCAACTTGAATGTGACTGTTGATGGACAAGCATGTGCAAGTATGGAGCAAAAGGATAAGATTCTGAAATCTTATAATGAAAGAAATATTGCGGTTTCATTCGATGAGATATTTAGAAAAAGAGACAGAGCCAAAGAATTGCTTCAAAATAAAAATATTGTATATGTGTATCATAATCAAGTTGATGCTAGAGGGGACAAGCCAGCTAGTGAAAATGAAGTGTTTAATGCATGCAGAGAAGCAATTTCAGAGATTTATGATTTAATAAAACAGTTAATTGGCGATGTATCAGCGGCAAAGTTTTTCATTACTGCGGATCATGGCTTTTTGTATAAGAGAGACAGATTACAGGAGTTTGATAAAGTTACATATCCAAAGGACAAATGCCTTTACACAAACAAGAGATTCCTTATTACAGAAGATGCAGTAAATGAGCAGGGAATCATGGCAAGAACAATGGCATATTTCAATAAACTTTATATAGATACTCCAGTAGGAGCAGATATTTTCAGGGTTGCCGGAGGTGGACAGAACTATGTACATGGTGGTACATCCCTGCAGGAGATGATGATTCCAGTCATTGAACTTACAACGAATACCAGAGGTGTGGCATACGATTATGTGGATGTTGTCCTTACATCTGTTACCCGTAAGGTGACAAACCTTATCACATATTTTGATTTCATTCAGACAGAGAAAGTCACAGACACAATGAAAGCAAGAAGTATTGTGGCTTACTTTACTACGGAAGATGGCGAAAAAATCTCATTTGATGTGCCTATGATTGCCAATAGTAGGGAAGATGCACCGGAGAAGAGAACATTCCATGAGAAGTTTACTTTGAAGTCAAGAGAATATAAGTATGGAGACAAGTATTATCTTGTGTTGGCGGATGCAAATGATGAGAAGAATATCTTGCAGCAGTATGGGTTTATGATTGATATTGCATTTGTTGATGATTTTGGATTTTAA
- a CDS encoding RNA-binding domain-containing protein: protein MNHEILNKLNLEEDHERECKLAIGGLPESIWETYSSFANTNGGTILLGIREHRDSFTVEGLTDKQIVKYQKDFWSTLNDRNKVSKNILLNHHVRPVVVEEKKILRIDVPAADRHDKPVYIGTDPMKGTYKRDYEGDFLCTEEAVRAMFADQRDVSGDVEVLDEFGLDVLNQDTIKGYRIIFEQLHSGHPWNALENDEFLMKLRAAAKNKNGTLSPTIAGLLFFGEAYHITEVFPNYFLDYREECDDKAVRWLFRTHSNEGDWSGNIYDFFCKVRTRMDDDVAVPFANRRDGYRVDRVDVHDALEEALANALAHANYYGRRGILVLKKGKELSISNPGTIRVTKEEFYAGGNSDPRNPNILKMFGFVNVGERAGSGVDKIMTAWAEQNWKKPEFDFSERNDRVTLKLEVGQVVYIPGAADIRNENTNQEKATAVSKEDKILEYIRQNGSISSQKAADIGGYKSKTGARKLLDKMIEKGLITKIGNGPATKYM from the coding sequence ATGAATCATGAAATATTGAATAAATTGAATCTTGAAGAAGACCATGAGCGAGAATGTAAATTGGCAATAGGTGGACTTCCTGAGAGCATATGGGAGACTTACTCTTCTTTTGCGAATACAAATGGTGGCACGATTCTGCTTGGAATTAGGGAACACAGAGATTCTTTTACAGTTGAAGGACTGACAGATAAGCAGATTGTTAAATATCAAAAGGATTTCTGGAGTACATTGAATGACAGAAATAAGGTATCAAAGAACATCTTACTGAATCATCATGTCAGACCTGTAGTTGTTGAAGAAAAGAAAATATTAAGAATTGATGTTCCAGCGGCAGACAGACACGATAAGCCGGTTTATATTGGGACAGATCCAATGAAAGGCACTTATAAAAGAGATTATGAAGGTGACTTTCTTTGTACCGAAGAGGCAGTCCGTGCGATGTTTGCAGATCAGAGAGATGTATCTGGGGATGTGGAAGTGCTGGATGAGTTCGGATTAGATGTGCTGAATCAGGATACGATAAAAGGTTATAGAATCATTTTTGAGCAGCTCCATAGTGGACATCCTTGGAATGCTTTGGAAAATGACGAGTTCCTTATGAAATTAAGGGCAGCAGCAAAGAATAAGAATGGTACATTATCTCCAACGATAGCAGGACTTTTATTCTTTGGAGAGGCTTATCATATTACTGAGGTTTTTCCAAATTATTTTCTGGATTATCGTGAGGAATGTGATGATAAAGCCGTGCGCTGGTTATTCCGGACACATTCTAACGAAGGTGATTGGAGCGGTAATATATATGACTTTTTCTGCAAGGTGCGTACCAGAATGGACGATGATGTAGCAGTTCCGTTTGCAAATAGACGAGATGGATATCGTGTAGATAGAGTGGATGTGCATGATGCATTGGAAGAAGCATTGGCAAATGCGCTGGCACATGCAAATTATTATGGTAGACGAGGAATCCTTGTTTTAAAGAAGGGTAAGGAACTTAGTATTTCCAATCCTGGTACTATCAGAGTAACAAAAGAAGAGTTTTATGCAGGTGGTAATAGTGATCCACGAAATCCGAATATCTTAAAAATGTTTGGTTTTGTAAATGTCGGTGAGCGTGCCGGAAGTGGTGTCGATAAGATTATGACAGCATGGGCAGAACAAAATTGGAAGAAACCGGAATTTGATTTCTCAGAGCGCAATGACAGGGTAACATTAAAGCTTGAAGTTGGACAAGTGGTATATATTCCGGGAGCTGCTGATATCAGAAATGAGAATACAAATCAGGAAAAAGCAACTGCTGTGTCAAAAGAAGATAAAATACTTGAGTATATTAGGCAGAATGGAAGTATTTCTTCTCAAAAAGCTGCTGATATAGGTGGTTATAAGTCAAAGACAGGAGCAAGAAAATTGCTTGATAAGATGATAGAAAAAGGATTGATTACGAAGATTGGAAATGGACCGGCAACTAAATATATGTGA
- the pglX gene encoding BREX-1 system adenine-specific DNA-methyltransferase PglX has translation MNKNAIKKFAIDARNKLIASVTDKAGMLGITPDNCSEAITKGADFEVYKTAAGTEVTLNKKQCEQRRKLVDQIHARGFEAVVEEVAYTWFNRICAIRFMEVNDYMYPVRVRVLSSEKEGKNEPDVVTMAPEIDWDFTDKEREEIIDAKMNNRLDDLFRMLFIKQCNLLHEVLPGLFEETEDYTEMLLNISFTNEDDVIRMLVDEKRGIPEEDFNVNTIGEDGQPTGQVEIIGWLYQYYNTELKDDTFAKLKKNVKITKERIPAATQLFTPDWIVRYMVENSVGRIWIEHLRAVDPSTDEKTTAEKFGWKYYLPEAKQEDEVNIKLAEIRTTYKDLKPTEISCIDPCMGSGHILIAMFDVLMDIYESAGYDKRDAALKIVKYNIHGIDIDKRAYQLAYFAIMMKGRGVNRRFLTLLKEEKFELNVFPISESNEFKKEQLQFFGVTMLAEKRDKALSQIRKLLMAFVDAKEYGSIIRIENLDYTLLYDFINDMQEIQQVSFETLHLTKTQEQLFEFYKVSLLLNRKYDVAVTNPPYMGNGGMNDKLSEMLKMNYPSSKNDMSTVFMESYLHSIKPEGYLAMINIPVWMFIKSYAQLRKLILENYTIINMLHLGRGVFGADFGTTSFVIKGQLVEKYEGFYKRLFSSSSAVEDVERKLQLLADNKTTFLQKQNIFKYVPEMNLAYWANEEMISAFGGLKISDIAYVKEGLKTGDNERFIRYWTEVDINKTNIKDESGAKWIKHTKGGEFRKWYGNNFEVLNYEQDGRELKAFKKASLTGKDKYFQEGVTWSRITIAKTSFRYMPQGYIPNMAGLALYSDRYKVLLGYLNSIVCRNYLEILNPTINFPPGTIAALPIDVIDRINETEVEQLVDECIRLSKEDWDSFENSWDYRGDPLVPCKNELGCNILISDMYGKWEKECNDRFNKVKENEERINDIFINAFNLSNSVSASVDEKEVTIHLAEKRKCIQNLLSFAVGCMLGRYTVEKEGIYFAGGEWIENKSSRFSAAEYGIIPITDEECFADDIVSRLCEWLISVYGYNVLDDNLYYISEVLETKGNTAREKIRYYFINEFYTYHCNTNSVSTSGKRPIYWLFSSGKNNAFKCLIYIHRYDADTVGRVRTDYLHKAQKYVETAMQSAQYTIDNATSSSEKSKATKAVTKYTKQLAEMRIYDEAIAHVANQRIEIDLDDGVKVNYAKFQGVEVAQEGKKALKVDLLAKI, from the coding sequence ATGAACAAAAATGCAATTAAGAAATTTGCAATAGATGCAAGAAATAAGCTGATAGCATCCGTTACGGATAAAGCTGGTATGCTTGGAATTACACCGGATAATTGCAGTGAAGCAATTACAAAAGGTGCAGATTTTGAGGTATACAAGACAGCGGCAGGAACAGAGGTAACACTTAACAAAAAACAGTGTGAGCAGAGAAGAAAACTGGTAGACCAGATTCATGCAAGAGGCTTTGAAGCGGTAGTGGAAGAAGTGGCATATACATGGTTTAACAGAATCTGTGCTATCCGTTTTATGGAAGTAAACGACTATATGTATCCTGTAAGAGTTCGTGTGCTTTCTTCTGAAAAAGAGGGAAAGAATGAGCCAGATGTGGTAACTATGGCTCCAGAAATTGACTGGGATTTCACAGATAAAGAGAGAGAAGAAATCATTGATGCAAAGATGAACAACAGGCTTGATGATTTATTCAGAATGCTTTTTATCAAACAGTGTAACCTGCTTCATGAAGTGTTGCCGGGACTTTTTGAAGAGACAGAAGACTATACAGAAATGCTTCTTAACATCTCATTTACGAATGAAGATGATGTAATTCGTATGCTTGTAGATGAAAAGAGAGGAATTCCAGAAGAAGATTTTAATGTAAATACAATTGGAGAAGATGGACAGCCTACCGGACAGGTGGAGATTATAGGATGGCTATATCAGTATTACAATACAGAATTAAAAGATGATACTTTTGCTAAATTGAAAAAGAATGTAAAAATCACAAAAGAGAGAATACCTGCAGCAACACAGCTTTTTACTCCTGACTGGATTGTTCGTTACATGGTTGAAAACTCTGTAGGTAGAATCTGGATTGAACATTTGCGAGCAGTTGATCCAAGTACAGATGAAAAGACAACAGCGGAGAAATTTGGCTGGAAATATTATCTTCCAGAAGCAAAGCAAGAAGACGAAGTGAATATAAAATTGGCAGAAATCAGAACTACATACAAAGATCTAAAGCCAACAGAAATTAGCTGCATTGATCCTTGTATGGGTAGTGGACATATCTTGATTGCGATGTTTGATGTGCTAATGGATATCTATGAAAGTGCCGGATATGATAAGAGAGATGCTGCTTTAAAGATTGTAAAATATAATATTCATGGAATAGATATAGATAAGAGAGCATATCAGTTGGCATATTTTGCGATAATGATGAAAGGAAGAGGGGTAAATAGGAGATTTCTGACATTGCTTAAGGAGGAAAAGTTTGAACTAAATGTTTTTCCAATAAGTGAAAGTAATGAGTTTAAGAAGGAACAATTGCAGTTTTTTGGAGTCACCATGTTAGCAGAAAAGAGAGACAAGGCATTATCTCAAATAAGAAAATTACTAATGGCTTTTGTTGATGCTAAAGAGTATGGTTCGATAATCAGAATAGAAAATTTAGATTACACGTTACTATATGATTTTATAAATGATATGCAAGAAATACAACAAGTGTCGTTTGAAACATTACATCTTACTAAAACACAAGAACAATTGTTTGAATTTTACAAAGTTTCATTGCTTCTTAATAGAAAATATGATGTTGCTGTGACAAATCCGCCGTATATGGGAAATGGTGGGATGAATGATAAATTAAGCGAAATGTTGAAAATGAATTATCCTAGCTCAAAAAATGATATGAGCACAGTATTTATGGAATCCTACTTGCATTCAATTAAGCCAGAAGGCTATTTAGCTATGATTAATATACCAGTTTGGATGTTCATAAAAAGTTATGCACAACTTAGAAAATTAATTTTGGAAAATTATACTATTATTAATATGCTACATCTTGGAAGAGGCGTTTTTGGGGCAGATTTTGGAACAACAAGTTTTGTAATAAAAGGGCAGTTAGTGGAAAAATATGAGGGATTCTATAAAAGGTTATTTTCTTCTAGTAGTGCCGTTGAAGATGTAGAAAGAAAATTGCAATTATTAGCAGATAATAAAACCACATTTTTACAAAAGCAAAATATATTTAAGTATGTTCCAGAAATGAATTTGGCATATTGGGCAAATGAAGAAATGATATCGGCATTTGGCGGATTAAAAATATCAGATATAGCATATGTGAAGGAAGGACTTAAAACAGGTGATAACGAAAGATTTATACGGTATTGGACGGAAGTAGATATAAATAAAACAAACATAAAAGATGAAAGTGGAGCTAAATGGATTAAGCATACAAAAGGTGGTGAATTCAGAAAGTGGTATGGCAATAATTTTGAGGTGCTAAATTATGAGCAAGATGGTAGAGAATTAAAAGCATTTAAGAAAGCTTCATTGACGGGCAAAGATAAATACTTTCAGGAAGGTGTTACATGGTCACGTATTACCATTGCAAAAACATCATTTAGGTATATGCCTCAAGGATACATTCCTAATATGGCAGGGCTAGCTTTATATAGTGATAGATATAAAGTTTTGTTAGGTTATTTGAACAGTATAGTGTGTAGGAATTATTTGGAAATCTTAAATCCCACTATTAATTTTCCACCAGGAACTATAGCAGCTTTGCCTATTGATGTAATAGATAGAATTAATGAAACAGAAGTAGAGCAACTTGTAGATGAATGTATACGATTGTCAAAAGAAGATTGGGATTCATTTGAAAATTCATGGGATTATCGTGGAGACCCTTTAGTACCATGTAAAAATGAATTGGGTTGTAATATTCTTATTTCTGATATGTATGGAAAATGGGAAAAGGAATGCAATGATAGGTTCAATAAAGTAAAGGAAAATGAAGAAAGAATAAACGATATATTCATTAATGCTTTTAATTTGAGCAATTCCGTTTCAGCAAGTGTTGATGAAAAAGAAGTAACAATTCATTTGGCTGAAAAAAGGAAATGCATACAGAATTTGTTGTCATTTGCAGTTGGATGTATGTTGGGTAGATATACAGTTGAAAAGGAAGGCATTTATTTTGCTGGAGGAGAATGGATTGAAAATAAATCATCTCGTTTTTCGGCTGCTGAATATGGAATTATACCAATAACAGATGAAGAATGTTTTGCTGATGATATTGTGAGTAGATTATGTGAATGGCTTATATCTGTATACGGATATAATGTATTAGATGATAATCTCTATTATATATCTGAAGTCTTGGAAACGAAAGGAAATACAGCAAGGGAAAAAATTCGTTATTATTTTATAAACGAGTTTTACACTTATCATTGTAACACAAATTCTGTATCTACTTCGGGGAAAAGACCAATATATTGGTTGTTTAGTTCTGGAAAGAATAATGCATTTAAATGTTTAATTTATATACACAGATATGATGCTGATACAGTCGGTAGAGTTAGAACAGATTATCTCCATAAGGCGCAGAAGTACGTAGAAACTGCAATGCAGAGTGCACAGTATACGATTGACAATGCGACATCGTCATCAGAGAAATCGAAAGCCACAAAGGCGGTAACAAAGTACACTAAACAGCTTGCAGAGATGAGGATATATGATGAAGCCATTGCCCATGTAGCCAATCAGAGAATTGAGATTGACCTGGATGATGGTGTAAAGGTAAATTATGCGAAGTTCCAAGGCGTGGAAGTTGCACAGGAAGGTAAGAAAGCATTGAAAGTGGATTTGCTGGCAAAGATATAA